A genomic segment from Caldisericaceae bacterium encodes:
- a CDS encoding MazG family protein, whose translation MKKLDNFIFDNSIVESLKAFLVLNGEKLIKENALIFAVDKEHILDVLLHLLFLYKVKLDTQIIVDSEEDFNTLMGKFYIFIGKALPKEFLEHTKKELEEFKHIVPFLSINEDVKQFYMVFLMIKTLRKLCPWDREQTHQTLIPEIVEEPLELLEEIKRGKVEGIKEELGDVLLQILLHSEIASESNEFSFKDVAITLFDKMYERHPHVFRETVDKSSRQVLHDWEKNKNKKETINIAKILASFITTLDIQEEAKFIGLEFRNKEEIFQKIEEEVEEVKNAKDNIKEEIGDLLFSVINLARFLKIDPAHALFLSYEKFAKRVERFKQLSPKEKEDIDKAWEIIKRNEK comes from the coding sequence ATGAAAAAGTTGGATAATTTCATTTTTGACAATTCGATTGTTGAATCTCTCAAGGCATTTTTAGTGCTTAACGGGGAAAAGTTAATAAAAGAAAATGCCTTAATTTTTGCAGTGGATAAGGAACATATCTTAGATGTTCTTTTGCATCTTCTTTTTCTTTATAAAGTTAAACTCGATACCCAGATTATTGTTGATAGTGAAGAAGATTTTAATACCCTTATGGGAAAATTCTATATTTTTATTGGAAAGGCACTTCCTAAAGAGTTTTTGGAACATACAAAAAAAGAATTGGAAGAATTTAAACATATTGTTCCTTTTCTTAGTATTAATGAAGATGTCAAGCAATTCTATATGGTATTTTTGATGATAAAAACTCTAAGAAAACTCTGTCCATGGGATAGAGAGCAAACACACCAAACTCTTATACCAGAAATTGTTGAAGAACCGTTAGAGTTGCTTGAAGAAATAAAAAGAGGTAAAGTTGAAGGAATAAAAGAAGAACTTGGAGATGTGCTACTGCAAATACTTTTGCACTCAGAGATAGCAAGTGAATCTAACGAGTTTTCCTTTAAAGATGTTGCAATAACCCTTTTTGATAAAATGTATGAAAGACATCCCCATGTGTTTAGAGAAACAGTTGATAAATCTTCAAGACAAGTTTTGCACGATTGGGAGAAAAATAAGAATAAAAAAGAAACTATTAATATAGCTAAGATTCTTGCAAGTTTTATAACAACGCTTGATATCCAAGAGGAAGCCAAATTTATAGGGCTTGAATTTAGAAACAAAGAAGAAATCTTTCAAAAAATTGAAGAGGAAGTTGAAGAAGTTAAAAACGCAAAAGATAACATAAAAGAAGAAATTGGAGACCTTCTATTTTCAGTGATTAATCTTGCAAGGTTTTTAAAAATTGATCCTGCGCATGCTTTATTTCTCTCATATGAAAAATTTGCAAAAAGAGTTGAGCGCTTTAAACAGTTATCGCCTAAAGAAAAGGAAGACATAGATAAAGCTTGGGAAATTATTAAAAGAAATGAAAAATGA